In a genomic window of Plectropomus leopardus isolate mb chromosome 6, YSFRI_Pleo_2.0, whole genome shotgun sequence:
- the usp30 gene encoding ubiquitin carboxyl-terminal hydrolase 30 isoform X2, whose product MIKNWGVIGGIAAAIAAGVYVLWGPITERKKRKRGMVPGLLNLGNTCFLNSLLQGLAACPSFVRWLETFSGSPVIQACKDNQLSTTLLQLLKALSSDEPGEEDVLDAGCLLDVLRLYRWHISSFEEQDAHELFHVLTSSLEEERDRQPKVAHLFDMQSLESLPDQDEKTMTCRSRAPLHPIPSPWKCHHPFHGRLTSNMSCKRCEQQSPVRYDSFESLSLSIPLPQWGRPISLDQCLQHFISSETIKEVECENCTKLQQGSTVNGQVLESQRTTFVKQLKLGKLPQCLCIHLQRLTWSAEGTPIKRQEHVQFTEYLSMDRYKHNASTQRSQRIKCAPNPIKAESSDDCMGKPSANGTEAEHRNNNNKPFSNGTCASVFLQSPGVNPQFGLAYDYSSTEYLFQLTAVLVHHGDMHSGHFVTYRRSPSSPRTSSPFSSQWLWVSDDSVRKASLHEVLSSNAYMLFYERVRRLNLAVRSEE is encoded by the exons ATGATAAAAAACTGGGGCGTCATTGGCGGGATAGCTGCTGCAATTGCAGCTGGAGTATACGTTCTGTGGGGCCCAattacagagagaaagaagagaaagagag GTATGGTTCCTGGGCTGCTGAACTTAGGCAACACCTGCTTCTTGAACTCTTTGCTTCAGGGTTTGGCAGCATGTCCGTCCTTTGTCAGGTGGTTGGAGACTTTCTCGGGTTCGCCTGTGATCCAGGCATGCAAAGACAACCAGCTGTCTACGACACTGCTTCAGCTTCTCAAAG CTCTGTCCAGTGACGAGCCCGGGGAGGAAGATGTGCTTGATGCCGGCTGCCTCCTGGATGTTCTCAGACTGTATCGGTGGCACATCAGTTCATTTGAAGAGCAG GATGCGCATGAACTTTTTCATGTTCTTACATCCTCTTTGGAGGAGGAGCGGGATCGTCAACCCAAAGTTGCTCACCTATTTGACATGCAGTCCCTCGAG AGCCTCCCTGATCAAGATGAGAAAACTATGACCTGCAGAAGTCGAG ccCCCCTTCATCCGATACCAAGTCCTTGGAAGTGTCATCATCCTTTTCATGGTCGTTTAACAAGCAATATGTCATGCAAGCGCTGCGAACAACaa AGTCCAGTGCGGTACGACTCATTTGAGAGCCTCTCCCTTTCCATCCCTTTACCTCAGTGG GGTCGACCGATCTCTCTAGATCAGTGTCTTCAGCATTTCATCTCCTCAGAAACCATCAAAGAAGTGGAGTGTGAAAACTGCACCAAG CTTCAACAGGGAAGCACAGTAAATGGCCAAGTTCTAGAAAGCCAGAGGACAACTTTTGTTAAACAGCTAAAACTGGGAAAG CTCCCGCAGTGCCTCTGCATCCATTTACAAAGACTGACGTGGTCGGCTGAAGGAACCCCCATCAAAAGACAGGAGCACGTGCAGTTCACAGAGTATCTATCGATGGACCGTTACAAACACAATGCCTCCACACAGCGAAGTCAGCGGATCAAATGTGCGCCGAACCCCATAAAGGCAGAAAGTTCAGACGACTGCATGGGGAAGCCCTCTGCTAACGGCACTG aaGCGGAGCATcgtaataacaacaacaaaccttTTTCCAACGGAACGTGTGCGTCTGTATTTCTTCAGTCTCCTGGTGTGAACCCACAGTTCGGCCTTGCATATGACTACAG CTCTACAGAGTACCTTTTCCAGCTCACAGCTGTGCTGGTTCATCACGGTGACATGCACTCAGGACATTTCGTCACGTACCGCCGCAGCCCTTCCTCACCTCGCACCTCTTCACCCTTCAGCTCCCAGTGGCTTTGGGTGTCGGACGACTCGGTACGAAAAGCCAGCCTGCACGAGGTGCTGTCTTCCAACGCTTACATGCTCTTCTATGAGAGAGTCCGAAGACTGAATCTCGCTGTGCGCTCAGAGGAGTAA
- the gatc gene encoding glutamyl-tRNA(Gln) amidotransferase subunit C, mitochondrial yields MSSLAARRACCGVSLKITRPSFNLSRYDGCSQTHVENLHRRRNRCLQSYTITVTRLLSSQPHNSKVPQAATWKPVPEDQLPPPTQIPADLVDKLERLALVDFRTKQGLDCLEKAIRFADQLHVVDTSGVEPMDSVLEDRSLHLRDDAVMEGDCAEELLQLSKNTVEEYFVAPPGNIPLPKREERATMLKHSEF; encoded by the exons ATGTCGAGCCTCGCAGCCAGACGCGCATGTTGTGGCGTGTCGCTGAAAATTACTCGGCCTTCATTTAACCTGTCAAGATACGATGGAtgctcacaaacacacgtgGAGAACTtgcacagaagaagaaacagatgCCTGCAGAGCTACACAATAACTGTAACTCGTCTTTTAAGCTCTCAACCACACAATTCAAAG GTACCACAGGCTGCAACATGGAAACCAGTACCAGAGGACCAACTTCCCCCG CCTACCCAAATCCCTGCTGACCTGGTGGACAAACTGGAGCGACTTGCCCTGGTTGATTTCCGCACTAAACAGGGACTTGACTGTTTGGAGAAAGCTATACGGTTTGCAGACCAACTTCATGTTGTTGACACGTCAGGGGTTGAACCAATGGATTCTGTTCTGGAAGACAG GTCATTACACCTGAGGGACGACGCAGTGATGGAAGGGGACTGTGCTGAAGAACTGCTTCAGCTCTCCAAAAACACAGTTGAAGAATATTTTGTGGCACCACCAG GAAATATTCCCCTAccaaagagggaggagagggccACCATGCTGAAGCACTCAGAGTTCTGA
- the alkbh2 gene encoding DNA oxidative demethylase ALKBH2 gives MEKFVRKCTNDARSPQKKIKLERDERMKQEEEEDEDEFSHPVPWQKIESEGLDCDYALLFSKEEADRLFKQLEEEVVYSTGEEAQVQIFGKVHNIPRKQATYGDAGLTYTYSGVTRLACPWTPTLEYIRDAVTKTTGQTFNFVLVNRYKDGQDHMGEHRDDEKELDPLCPIASVSLGAPRDFVFRHRDARGKQSRRHIDPVKLELAHGSLLLMNSPTNTFWYHSLPVRKKISQPRINLTFRRILLDRKK, from the exons ATGGAAAAGTTTGTGAGAAAATGCACCAACGATGCCAGAAGTCCACAGAAGAAGATCAAACTGGAGAGAGATGAGCGGatgaagcaggaggaggaggaggatgaagacgaGTTCTCCCATCCTGTTCCCTGGCAGAAAATAGAGTCAGAGGGACTGGACTGTGATTATGCTCTGCTGTTCTCCAAAGAGGAAGCAGACCGCCTTTTTAAACAGCTAGAGGAGGAGGTGGTCTACTCAACAG GAGAAGAAGCACAGGTGCAGATTTTTGGAAAGGTACACAATATACCGAGAAAGCAGGCCACATATGGAGATGCAGGTCTCACCTACACTTACTCTGGAGTGACGCGTTTAGCTTGCCCATGGACTCCAACTTTGGAATATATTCGGGATGctgtcacaaaaacaaccgGACAAACGTTTAACTTTGTTCTGGTCAACAG GTACAAAGACGGGCAGGATCACATGGGTGAGCATCGGGATGATGAGAAGGAGCTGGATCCCCTCTGTCCCAtcgcctctgtctctctcggaGCGCCACGAGACTTTGTCTTCCGGCACAGGGACGCTCGAGGAAAACAGAGCCGCAGACACATTGATCCTGTGAAGCTGGAGCTCGCTCATGGAAGCCTGCTTCTCATGAACTCGCCCACCAACACTTTCTGGTACCACAGCCTCCCTGTTCGGAAGAAGATTTCCCAGCCTCGCATCAACCTCACCTTTAGACGCATCCTACTGGACAGAAAGAAATGA
- the unga gene encoding uracil DNA glycosylase a isoform X2 codes for MIGQKTIHSFFSPVSKKRVSSDITEAEEDAKDPKKQKASSVDPSSPSPAPLSPELLDRIARNKRAALERLASAQTPPGFGESWRRGLSTEFGKPYFKQLMNYVAEERKRHTVFPPAEQVFSWTQMCDIRDVKVVILGQDPYHGPNQAHGLCFSVKRPVRPPPSLENMYKELMSDIEGFQHPGHGDLTGWSRQGVLLLNAVLTVRAHQANSHKDQGWETFTDAVVQWLSNNLEGLVFMLWGSYAQKKGASINRKRHHVLQTVHPSPLSAHRGFFGCKHFSKANELLEKSGKTPINWKAL; via the exons atgatAGGACAAAAGactattcattcatttttttcgcCTGTCTCaaaaaagagagtttcttcGGATATAACTGAAGCCGAGGAGGATGCCAAAGACCCG AAGAAGCAGAAGGCCTCGTCGGTGGATCCGTCCAGTCCGTCTCCAGCTCCTCTGTCTCCGGAGCTGCTGGACCGGATCGCCCGCAACAAGAGAGCCGCGCTGGAAAGACTCGCTTCCGCTCAGACACCTCCGGGGTTTGGTGAGAGCTGGAGACGGGGACTGTCGACCGAGTTTGGAAAGCCCTATTTCAAACAG TTGATGAACTATGTGGCTGAAGAGAGAAAACGCCACACTGTGTTCCCTCCTGCGGAGCAAGTCTTCAGCTGGACTCAGATGTGTGACATCCGAGAT GTCAAAGTGGTGATTCTTGGCCAGGATCCATATCACGGTCCTAACCAGGCCCATGGACTGTGCTTTAGTGTCAAAAGACCAGTGCGTCCTCCACCCAG TTTGGAGAACATGTACAAAGAACTGATGTCCGACATTGAAGGCTTTCAGCATCCTGGACATGGAGATCTAACAGGATGGTCCAGAcaag GTGTGTTGTTGCTCAACGCTGTGTTGACGGTCCGAGCACACCAGGCCAACTCCCACAAAGACCAAGGCTGGGAGACGTTCACTGACGCTGTGGTGCAGTGGCTCAGTAACAACCTGGAGGGCCTCGTCTTCATGCTGTGGGGATCATACGCACAGAAGAAAGGAGCCTCCATCAACAGG AAACGCCACCATGTCCTCCAGACCGTGCATCCTTCTCCTTTGTCTGCTCATAGAGGATTTTTTGGGTGCAAGCATTTCTCAAAGGCTAACGAGCTGCTGGAGAAATCCGGGAAGACTCCCATAAACTGGAAAGCACTTTAA
- the isg15 gene encoding ubiquitin-like protein ISG15: MDITVVKLDGTSHTLRVLPGDTVGSLKQRIQEKFGVPCESQKLMFVNGQNIHLNNDLMQVSSYGLHNGARVSLLVIQPPTIQVFVRNEKGKTNTYDVKSDETVNNLKSRVQSREGVPVSQQRLIHQSREMLDGKLSDYGVVANSTIDLSLRLRGG, translated from the coding sequence ATGGATATAACCGTGGTTAAGCTGGACGGGACTTCCCACACACTGAGGGTGCTCCCAGGGGACACAGTGGGCTCTCTGAAACAACGCATCCAGGAGAAATTTGGAGTTCCCTGTGAGAGCCAGAAGCTGATGTTTGTTAACGGGCAAAACATTCATCTCAACAACGACCTGATGCAGGTCAGCTCGTACGGTTTACACAATGGGGCCAGGGTGTCTCTGCTGGTGATCCAGCCGCCGACCATCCAGGTGTTTGTCAGAAACGAGAAGGGGAAGACAAACACCTATGATGTCAAATCCGACGAGACCGTGAACAACTTGAAGAGCAGGGTCCAGAGCAGAGAGGGGGTCCCGGTGAGCCAGCAGAGGCTCATTCACCAGAGCAGAGAGATGCTGGACGGTAAACTCTCGGATTACGGCGTCGTCGCAAACAGCACCATCGACCTGAGCCTCCGCCTGAGAGGAGGCTGA
- the unga gene encoding uracil DNA glycosylase a isoform X1 — MFVLRCRRFLKPCLPAAARLLPAIFSSQYIKILQKKQKASSVDPSSPSPAPLSPELLDRIARNKRAALERLASAQTPPGFGESWRRGLSTEFGKPYFKQLMNYVAEERKRHTVFPPAEQVFSWTQMCDIRDVKVVILGQDPYHGPNQAHGLCFSVKRPVRPPPSLENMYKELMSDIEGFQHPGHGDLTGWSRQGVLLLNAVLTVRAHQANSHKDQGWETFTDAVVQWLSNNLEGLVFMLWGSYAQKKGASINRKRHHVLQTVHPSPLSAHRGFFGCKHFSKANELLEKSGKTPINWKAL, encoded by the exons ATGTTTGTTTTGCGCTGTCGACGATTTCTGAAGCCATGCTTACCTGCGGCTGCACGCCTCTTACCAGCTATCTTTTCTTCTCAATACATCAAAATTTTGCAGAAGAAGCAGAAGGCCTCGTCGGTGGATCCGTCCAGTCCGTCTCCAGCTCCTCTGTCTCCGGAGCTGCTGGACCGGATCGCCCGCAACAAGAGAGCCGCGCTGGAAAGACTCGCTTCCGCTCAGACACCTCCGGGGTTTGGTGAGAGCTGGAGACGGGGACTGTCGACCGAGTTTGGAAAGCCCTATTTCAAACAG TTGATGAACTATGTGGCTGAAGAGAGAAAACGCCACACTGTGTTCCCTCCTGCGGAGCAAGTCTTCAGCTGGACTCAGATGTGTGACATCCGAGAT GTCAAAGTGGTGATTCTTGGCCAGGATCCATATCACGGTCCTAACCAGGCCCATGGACTGTGCTTTAGTGTCAAAAGACCAGTGCGTCCTCCACCCAG TTTGGAGAACATGTACAAAGAACTGATGTCCGACATTGAAGGCTTTCAGCATCCTGGACATGGAGATCTAACAGGATGGTCCAGAcaag GTGTGTTGTTGCTCAACGCTGTGTTGACGGTCCGAGCACACCAGGCCAACTCCCACAAAGACCAAGGCTGGGAGACGTTCACTGACGCTGTGGTGCAGTGGCTCAGTAACAACCTGGAGGGCCTCGTCTTCATGCTGTGGGGATCATACGCACAGAAGAAAGGAGCCTCCATCAACAGG AAACGCCACCATGTCCTCCAGACCGTGCATCCTTCTCCTTTGTCTGCTCATAGAGGATTTTTTGGGTGCAAGCATTTCTCAAAGGCTAACGAGCTGCTGGAGAAATCCGGGAAGACTCCCATAAACTGGAAAGCACTTTAA
- the usp30 gene encoding ubiquitin carboxyl-terminal hydrolase 30 isoform X1, with protein sequence MLWCRPESSDKLVGEFLGTGSIVRNKMIKNWGVIGGIAAAIAAGVYVLWGPITERKKRKRGMVPGLLNLGNTCFLNSLLQGLAACPSFVRWLETFSGSPVIQACKDNQLSTTLLQLLKALSSDEPGEEDVLDAGCLLDVLRLYRWHISSFEEQDAHELFHVLTSSLEEERDRQPKVAHLFDMQSLESLPDQDEKTMTCRSRAPLHPIPSPWKCHHPFHGRLTSNMSCKRCEQQSPVRYDSFESLSLSIPLPQWGRPISLDQCLQHFISSETIKEVECENCTKLQQGSTVNGQVLESQRTTFVKQLKLGKLPQCLCIHLQRLTWSAEGTPIKRQEHVQFTEYLSMDRYKHNASTQRSQRIKCAPNPIKAESSDDCMGKPSANGTEAEHRNNNNKPFSNGTCASVFLQSPGVNPQFGLAYDYSSTEYLFQLTAVLVHHGDMHSGHFVTYRRSPSSPRTSSPFSSQWLWVSDDSVRKASLHEVLSSNAYMLFYERVRRLNLAVRSEE encoded by the exons GAACAAGATGATAAAAAACTGGGGCGTCATTGGCGGGATAGCTGCTGCAATTGCAGCTGGAGTATACGTTCTGTGGGGCCCAattacagagagaaagaagagaaagagag GTATGGTTCCTGGGCTGCTGAACTTAGGCAACACCTGCTTCTTGAACTCTTTGCTTCAGGGTTTGGCAGCATGTCCGTCCTTTGTCAGGTGGTTGGAGACTTTCTCGGGTTCGCCTGTGATCCAGGCATGCAAAGACAACCAGCTGTCTACGACACTGCTTCAGCTTCTCAAAG CTCTGTCCAGTGACGAGCCCGGGGAGGAAGATGTGCTTGATGCCGGCTGCCTCCTGGATGTTCTCAGACTGTATCGGTGGCACATCAGTTCATTTGAAGAGCAG GATGCGCATGAACTTTTTCATGTTCTTACATCCTCTTTGGAGGAGGAGCGGGATCGTCAACCCAAAGTTGCTCACCTATTTGACATGCAGTCCCTCGAG AGCCTCCCTGATCAAGATGAGAAAACTATGACCTGCAGAAGTCGAG ccCCCCTTCATCCGATACCAAGTCCTTGGAAGTGTCATCATCCTTTTCATGGTCGTTTAACAAGCAATATGTCATGCAAGCGCTGCGAACAACaa AGTCCAGTGCGGTACGACTCATTTGAGAGCCTCTCCCTTTCCATCCCTTTACCTCAGTGG GGTCGACCGATCTCTCTAGATCAGTGTCTTCAGCATTTCATCTCCTCAGAAACCATCAAAGAAGTGGAGTGTGAAAACTGCACCAAG CTTCAACAGGGAAGCACAGTAAATGGCCAAGTTCTAGAAAGCCAGAGGACAACTTTTGTTAAACAGCTAAAACTGGGAAAG CTCCCGCAGTGCCTCTGCATCCATTTACAAAGACTGACGTGGTCGGCTGAAGGAACCCCCATCAAAAGACAGGAGCACGTGCAGTTCACAGAGTATCTATCGATGGACCGTTACAAACACAATGCCTCCACACAGCGAAGTCAGCGGATCAAATGTGCGCCGAACCCCATAAAGGCAGAAAGTTCAGACGACTGCATGGGGAAGCCCTCTGCTAACGGCACTG aaGCGGAGCATcgtaataacaacaacaaaccttTTTCCAACGGAACGTGTGCGTCTGTATTTCTTCAGTCTCCTGGTGTGAACCCACAGTTCGGCCTTGCATATGACTACAG CTCTACAGAGTACCTTTTCCAGCTCACAGCTGTGCTGGTTCATCACGGTGACATGCACTCAGGACATTTCGTCACGTACCGCCGCAGCCCTTCCTCACCTCGCACCTCTTCACCCTTCAGCTCCCAGTGGCTTTGGGTGTCGGACGACTCGGTACGAAAAGCCAGCCTGCACGAGGTGCTGTCTTCCAACGCTTACATGCTCTTCTATGAGAGAGTCCGAAGACTGAATCTCGCTGTGCGCTCAGAGGAGTAA
- the pxmp2 gene encoding peroxisomal membrane protein 2, with amino-acid sequence MPVESLPIRDASVQFRLLQQYLVLLKKYPILTKSVTSGILSALGNLLSQTLEARKKAKNGAPVSEIDTAGAARYAIYGLFITGPVSHYFYQLMEVWMPTTDPLCIVKRLLLDRLIFAPGFLLLFYFVMNVLEAKGWRDFENKMRGSYWTALKMNWKVWTPFQFININFVPVQFRVLFANMVALFWYAYLASVRK; translated from the exons ATGCCTGTGGAGAGCCTGCCAATCCGGGATGCGTCCGTTCAGTTCCGCTTACTACAGCAGTATCTGGTTCTTCTGAAGAAATACCCGATCCTCACTAAGTCTGTCACGAG TGGCATCCTCTCCGCTTTAGGAAATCTTCTGTCTCAGACTTTGGAGGCAAGAAAAAAGGCCAAGAATGGAGCCCCGGTCAGTGAGATTGACACAGCTGGAGCTGCACGCTATGCCATTTATGG GTTGTTTATTACCGGACCGGTGAGCCATTACTTCTACCAGCTTATGGAAGTGTGGATGCCCACTACAGACCCGCTCTGCATAGTCAAACGTCTGCTACTGGATCGCCTTATTTTTGCCCCTGGCTTTCTGCTCCTTTTCTACTTTGTTATGAACGTCCTGGAG GCCAAAGGTTGGAGAGACTTTGAAAATAAGATGAGAGGAAGTTACTGGACTGCTTTAAAGATGAACTGGAAAGTGTGGACTCCCTTCCAGTTCATCAACATTAACTTTGTGCCTGTTCAG TTCCGAGTGCTGTTTGCCAACATGGTGGCCTTATTTTGGTACGCCTACCTTGCATCTGTGAGGAAATGA